A region of the Primulina eburnea isolate SZY01 chromosome 7, ASM2296580v1, whole genome shotgun sequence genome:
aaaaaataaatatgaattgTATTTAAAAAAGTGGAGTGTAGATAACATTTTCTTAAATGTTTGTGTTGATGATATTGTTTTATTTAACTTCAGTTACAGTTTTAGGttctttttatatatttagttctTCGTACTctctaaaatattaaataaattataaatttttttatgtgtATAATATTACACTTTTCAATTTTTTCAGTGGATAAtgtcattatgaatttttgatatattgattgtgtatacatcaaattattattgttattatttaattaaaactttagtataatgttttaaaaatgttcaataaataattaaaattttaatcaaaatttttatctaataaatgattttttgaaaaaaatattatttatttttaaattttaatagacAAATAATATACTTTAATATCTTTTTATTAATAAAGTCTCAATCAATCAATGTATGCAATGATAAATGATTCAAATTGACAGCAAAATTATTGTCATTATTTGAATATGATCTCAGATGATATAAAAACTttataaactaattaaatatatttattatatcgatAATTTTATACAATTATTAAAACGACAAACCTATTAATCTTAATTTAATACTAATTGCATGAAACATGTGAaatactagtaataataaaaaaataggtCTTCTGAGATGAACTCATAGATCTATATTCGTGAAACAAATCGACCTAATTCATATTCGAAGTTAAAAGTAATACGTTTTGTATCATGAATAGAGTTGGGTAAGAACTTTGTCTTATAATATTTATCTGTAGACGATCTCACAAGAGTTATCATATAATACAAAAAATAACATTGCAAATCAGAAGATATCGAAATTTTAATTTATCTCTAAGTTCGTGGTGAAATAatctaaaattttaaagaatataatcaaaatatctacacacatatatatacaatatatatatatatttattgaaaTAATAACATTCGATACATGTAATTTATCAAATCTTTAGGCGTTATTGGCTCAAATCGTAGTAGAAGATTAGTAGAACTCTACATCTTCCCCAGCCTATAAATCACACGACTGATTCTCCAAATTTTCGGACTTCTGCCTCAAATCCAACAGCAGCAAACCCTTGTCTCTCATCCGTCTCTCTCTCTCACGCCCACGCAGAGAGAGCCGAGCAAGAATCAATGGCTGCTGCTCAAAAAATAACCCCCCTTCTCAAGGATGAGTTGGATATAGTGATTCCCACCATAAGAAACCTCGATTTCTTAGAGATGTGGAGACCATTCTTTGAGGCCTACCATCTCATTATAGTTCAAGATGGCGACCCTTCGAAGACCATCAAAGTGCCCGATGGCTTTGACTACGAACTGTACAATCGTAACGATATCAACAGAATTCTGGGTCCCAAGGCATCATGCATCTCGTTCAAGGATTCTGCTTGCAGGTGCTTCGGGTACATGGTTTCCAAGAAGAAGTATATTTATACCATTGATGATGATTGCTTTGTAAGTATCCTGTGTTTTGGATCTTTGTTTTATACGCTGGTTCTGGTGTTGGAAGTTTGATCTTGGCTTGTTGGTttcttttattttgaaaaattgctTGTTGGGTTTAGATTTTCTGTCTCAGTTGAAGAGAAAGACTGGATCTTTATGTGGTGTGGGGTTTTGGAGTCTGGAAATATTggattttggaggattttttAGAATTGGGTATTTGGATTTAAGTAGATTTCATATCTCAATTTGAGGTGGTGTTATTTTTTGGCGGTCTTTctgtttaaatttaaatttgattcgATGTAGGAAtgattaaatttgaattttggtGAAGTAATTGATATAGTTATTTCTGATTAAAGATAGTGGGTGATCCTAGTGGATTGGAGGGGtcaattatataataattacgttttgaaatattttttcgaTTTGAGGGAACAGAGCGGATGTTGGTGGTGCCCCTGATCTGCTATATGTCAACCTGATCTGCTATATGTCACCTTTTGTTTCCTTGTGCTAGTGCATCATTAGTTAGCATATGTTTCCCTTCCGGATTTTTGTTGTTGTCTTATTGTTCGAATATATATAGATCTTGATTAGTGTATATGCCTAGCGTAAGTATGTTTTTATAGGATATATGTTGTTGTAGACATGTCGTATATTTGCGCTGATCGCAAGGCTGATATCTGAACGTGCATAGATGAGCGACAGTCAAGTAGTATCCACCTGTTGCTCAATATCTGAGAATTGTGAATCTGAAGTTGCATAAACTTCTAACTCTGAATTCTTAGATCGCATCCTTCAATGAGTGTCTTAAATTTGTATCCTGGCTTTTGTCACATCTGAAGGTTGTTATGTGTTTGTGTCTTTAACTGCACCAATAAGGTCCTAAACAGTTGAACAGGTCATAGTCCTGTTTTTTTATGGTTTCAAATTATGTCAGTTTTAAGAGGTGAAAAATTCCCCTTTTTTACATTCATCCCTAATTTAGTGAACTTTTTACCTATAGGAGCAGACATCTAGTATTATGGAATCTTGTATTCTGATCTGCAATTACTGTGTCTTTTCCTCATCAATGTGCAGGTTGCCAAAGACCCATCTGGGAAAGATATCAATGCCCTCGAGCAGCACATCAAGAATCTCTTAACTCCATCAACCCCAAATTTCTTTAACACTCTTTACGACCCATACAGGGAGGGTGCAGACTTTGTTCGCGGGTATCCTTTCAGCCTCCGTGAGGGTGTCCCCACTGCTGTTTCTCACGGTCTTTGGCTCAATATCCCTGATTATGATGCACCTACACAGCTTGTTAAGCCCCGTGAGAGGAACACCAGGTATGATGAAACTTGCTAAAACTGTGAAAAGTTTCTTAAAAATGCATTCTCTGGTTTTAACCTTAGTTTTGCTCATTTTGCAATCGTCCCAGATATGTAGATGCTGTTATGACCATTCCAAAGGGTACTATTTTCCCTATGTGTGGTATGAACTTGGGATTCAACCGTGACCTGATTGGACCAGCAATGTACTTTGGACTCATGGGGGATGGTCAGCCAATTGGGCGATACGATGACATGTGGGCTGGCTGGTGCACCAAGGTTGCTTTACATTACTTTTACATTTTTAATGATCTTATTACATCAATCGATTCTTGGAATAGTAGTTGTCTCTATGGTTGTGGAGCGGAAGTTGATTAGTCATGTAACTTTCAGGTGATTTGCGATCACTTGGGTTACGGTGTCAAGACTGGCCTGCCTTATATCTGGCACAGCAAAGCCAGCAACCCGTTTGTCAATCTGAAGAAAGAGTACAAAGGAATTTATTGGCAAGAGGACATTATCCCGTTCTTCCAGAACTTATCGCTCCCTAAAGAATGCACGACCGTGCAACACTGTTACATCGAAATGGCTAAACAAGTGAAGGACAAACTTTCAGCTGTCGATCCCTACTTCACTAAGTTAGCGGATGCTATGGTTACGTGGATAGAAGCTTGGGATGAGCTTAACCCTTCCGGCGACTCTGCTAATCTTCCAAATGACGTTGCCAAATAGATTTCATACATCTTGAGCAAGTATTTACTTATTATTTAAAACTTCAAGTTGAGAGAGTATTTTTATGATTCAGgattgtttttttttctctcctttCCATGTCGTCAtgtcatttttgttttcaatgCGTATTAGACAAATTTTTTTCACGTGTCTTATGTCTTGCAATTATTGTCATGGAATCCAGTTGAGTATTTCTTTTCTACAATTTCGAATTGATCCATTGTGGAGGAAAAAAGTATACTTGTTGATTCAACTGATTGATGCAAGATTTGCACCGAAAATCGTTGATTTTCGTGGGTAGTTTCAAATGAAATGGTCAAGAGCGAGGTTGTTCACTCAACCCAGGCTCTGCACATCCTCAACTTGAGGATGTGCAGAGCCTTGCTCCTACTACTCGGAGTACGTCAAGTCTCAACCGATGTTCTTGCAAGACGTCCTTATTAAAAGCCTTGCCTGGAATCTGTCTATACGACTGTGAGTGCGTATCTAAAGTATATGATCGAGCCATACATTTTAAACATTACAATagtttaagatatttcaattgTTATCTTAGTAGGATAATTATTATTTCCCAACAATCTATTGTGTGACAATAATTGCATTACCTTGCAAGTTGTGATAATCGAAACCGCTCCCCAAAAATATAGTTTGTGGTATAATAGTCAGAACACCACATTTAACAGCTCTCCTGACATGAAATTGGTGTGTCGTGTTGGTATCAAACAACTCGCTGTGCTGGCTTTTCTATATTCGCTGTGGTTGCTCTGTCTCTTCCGTCGGTATAACTCATTTTCTTTGCTGCAAAAAATTCTAATTCGTTTTTTTAGTTTAAATCCAATTTATTGTTTTAGCTTACATGGAATTTCATGGTATTTGCGTTATATTACCAACATTATATTAGAACAAGGGGTGACTCGACTCCCTCAACTTTCATGGTTTGTTTGGAGAAAGGATTTCATATCTCAAATAGTTATTTTTCGAGTAATTGTGATGAATTCTTATTTTTTGGTATAAAAAACATAGAAAGGCAACCAAACATATTCCGAACTATATGTTAAGATCAGAAGTTTGTGAACACAACCATTTTAAGGCAAAAATATATCTCAGAATCTTGATTTGGCCTGATCTTTACAAAAGTAACAGATATTACCACAATAATACAAAGCATGATCTCAAGAAATCACACTATATACTATCAGAATCCTCAATCtggtaactttttttttttaacatgaaCACATTCCGATGTACATCTGATGTAACCGGAATCTGAACAATATCGCCGGATTAGTTCGTCGACCAAATAGTTACAGAACCGTGGCAGCATTGGCAATGAGTGAACTTCTCTTGATGCGATCCAATTTGGTTGTTTCATAAACAGGCAGACCAGTTCTTGAGCAGAAATTTGAGCCATAATTCGGTAGATCGAACAGATCAGAACTTGAATCGCTTTCTGCGCCATGATCATCAGCATCGCTGAATTTGCTGATTTCTCTTCCTTCTGATGAAGAATCGTGGAATCCCCAAGTTGTGGCAAATCTTATACCATGCCCTGAGAACTCAAAGCTTGATCCATTTCTTGAAGTTTTCTCCGAAATCCCATTTCTGAAGCTGAATCTCTCATCGATCCAGTCGTAGTTTGTGCTTCTTTTCTCATTATGTAGCTCATTAATCTTCACAGTACCAGGCCTGAAGTAATCACTCTTGACAAGTTCTTTGCATGATTTTGTGGGAGTTTTAGCATGAGGTGTGTTAAAACCAGAATTCGAGGCTGAAAAAATGGACCTCCAATCAGGACCAGAACTTGCAGCATTTGTGACAGGAAAATGTCCCAAACTGTTTCTTCTTTTTCTCCTCAATCCACCGGGGTTTTCGTCTTCGATATCAGTAATCTTGCCGCTGGATTTttgtttcttcttcttcttcttcagagaCTTCTGATTGAACAAAGAATTCAAGAAACTTGCCAATCTTGCTCCCGGAGAGCTTGGCTGCTTGTATATCTTGTTTTCCTTCATGATTTGCTTTTCCAGGGAATGATCACGTGTGATCGATGAACCTTTTTTTGGCATGTCGGGGCTCAGTCGTGTACCGTTTCTGATGAAATATTGATCATACTTTGCAGCGTAAACATAAGCTGGATTCTCGTTGGCACCGGAGAAATACCGAGCCGCCTCGAAAACGTCGAGTTCGCCGGAATCATTCCTCCTTTGGAATGGATTCCTGCAAGAATCTGATGAAGAAATGCCTTTGACAACGGACATGGTGTAAGTGGAAATGTACGATGATGTTTGGAGACCATTCAAGATAACACGAagtgtaaataaataataaagcaTATAAAATGGAGAATCATTTAGGTGCTTGAAATGATGGAGAATAATGGTGTAAAGGgtctttttatttattgcaAATCAATAATTATACATGAAGATTTATAATTTTGGTAATGAATATTTGTCTCTTTGCGATTTTGGTCATCTATGTATCAAATTTCATTCTTGATCATGATCTTTGTGATTTTCGCAATTTTGGTCATGGTCTACCTACATAAATCTCACGTACGTTGTGTCGTATTAgcgaaaaagaagaaaaattgcTAAAAATAGAACGTTGTATaactaaaaaattaattatgataACTTAAATGACAAAGACTGTaggagtatgtctcttgtgagacggtcttataaatatttatctgtgagatgggttaactctaccgatattcacaatagaaagtaatactcttagcataaaaagtaaaattttttcatgaatgacccaaataagagatctgtctcataaaatacgacccgtgagaccgtctcacacaagtttttgccaaattaTAAAGAAAGAAACATACAATACCGTCTTGTACGAGTTTTTGCCAAACTGTAAAGAGAGAAACATACCATACGAAAATTGCAATTTTCCCAATTATATATGGTTTATTAGTTACATGACGGCATAAATGCTTTTAGTAAACATGTAGAATTTGCAATTTATTAggtttaaattcaaatattagtCATGACATTGTACGTATGAACTAACAAAAATATCACAATATCCAGCAATGAACTGTCTACTGGCCAAATTGTCGTAGTCTTGTCTAGGGATACACTTCTATTTGTGACAGAGAAGTTATATTTGTTCTGTCTCGCAGTTGAAGAATTCATTAAGCATATTTACTTCCATTGTTCAGTTGCTAGGAATCTTTGTGATAAAATCTGTTATTTCTATGTTTTAAGGATACATATAAGTCGTTCAAGAAGGCCTTTCGCGACATCAAGATCCCCAAAATGAGAGTTATGGCTATGTTATGCACTATCTATTGTCTTTGGACAGCGCAAAACCGTTTACTTTTCGATGGTGTTAATCCTATTGAAGTTGTGATTTTCGTAAAGTTCGAAATGAATGTTTCCAGACTCTTATATGTTATATTTCTGTATGACATGCGAATTTTTTAGCCCTgaatatttgtaatttttttatatgcataaaattttgattgaATGGATTAAAAATGATGAAAGTGGGCAAGACAATAAAGTGTGTGGTGTTTGATGGGGAGCAAAGAAGTGTGTTTTCTTAGATGCTTATCCTTTGTAGTACCTGTTTTCATTTGGTAGGGCTTAGTTTTCAAGTGGTGTGGGCAATGAGATTTATTTAACTTGTCAATCCCTTTAATTTTGGCTTGTGGTTGTGCACTTGTTTTTATATCACTTTACAAAgtgtaatttttatttttaaattgttggaattttttttcaaattgattATTGATGAGAATCTTTAAAAAGGagataaatcttttaaatgggCCACATCCTAACATTTATTAGTAATCCTACCTACACATTGTGTGCATGCATACAAAgtgtttcaatttttttatttttgtttttttgtgttACAATTtccatgtaaaaaaaattaaaattaataatttagatattttttataaaaattttcatacttgatgaaaaatatttaagtaGAACAATTTTGTGttagtttttaaaatttattatagttcataatatatattttttttatgtagcTGATATATTTACTTAGTAAATGCAAGTTATTTTATGTTGCTCATCTATTATGATAAAATAAATAGCGCCCATTAGCACATGAGCGTGTATACATGTTAAGAAAATTGTGTCAAATAATTTATGAGTAAAAAATATATAGATTCTATTGAAATCAAAAACTTTAAAAAGTAGTTTTTATAATGATTTCTTATTTTATGggtgatataattatttaaaatttcaaaattttagataAATAAAGAGATATTTTATTGAGATCAAGTCATTGTAGATGAGATACAAATTtatcaaaatatgtttttaagatatttattttattgaatgaagatgaa
Encoded here:
- the LOC140837198 gene encoding probable UDP-arabinopyranose mutase 2, with amino-acid sequence MAAAQKITPLLKDELDIVIPTIRNLDFLEMWRPFFEAYHLIIVQDGDPSKTIKVPDGFDYELYNRNDINRILGPKASCISFKDSACRCFGYMVSKKKYIYTIDDDCFVAKDPSGKDINALEQHIKNLLTPSTPNFFNTLYDPYREGADFVRGYPFSLREGVPTAVSHGLWLNIPDYDAPTQLVKPRERNTRYVDAVMTIPKGTIFPMCGMNLGFNRDLIGPAMYFGLMGDGQPIGRYDDMWAGWCTKVICDHLGYGVKTGLPYIWHSKASNPFVNLKKEYKGIYWQEDIIPFFQNLSLPKECTTVQHCYIEMAKQVKDKLSAVDPYFTKLADAMVTWIEAWDELNPSGDSANLPNDVAK
- the LOC140836124 gene encoding protein BIG GRAIN 1-like E — its product is MLYYLFTLRVILNGLQTSSYISTYTMSVVKGISSSDSCRNPFQRRNDSGELDVFEAARYFSGANENPAYVYAAKYDQYFIRNGTRLSPDMPKKGSSITRDHSLEKQIMKENKIYKQPSSPGARLASFLNSLFNQKSLKKKKKKQKSSGKITDIEDENPGGLRRKRRNSLGHFPVTNAASSGPDWRSIFSASNSGFNTPHAKTPTKSCKELVKSDYFRPGTVKINELHNEKRSTNYDWIDERFSFRNGISEKTSRNGSSFEFSGHGIRFATTWGFHDSSSEGREISKFSDADDHGAESDSSSDLFDLPNYGSNFCSRTGLPVYETTKLDRIKRSSLIANAATVL